The proteins below come from a single Streptomyces sp. MRC013 genomic window:
- a CDS encoding NUDIX domain-containing protein produces the protein MDHGEDPLGTVVREVGEETGYRVEATALLGVDSLRAVGHPRLRGRGRTDFHALRLLYEGRVTGGALRHEVGGTTDLAAWHPLAAVPALPRVPLVDTALRLWRDRPATGRATPEGVDGADGAEG, from the coding sequence GTGGACCACGGCGAGGACCCGCTCGGCACCGTCGTCCGCGAGGTCGGGGAGGAGACCGGCTACCGCGTCGAGGCGACCGCCCTCCTCGGCGTCGACTCCCTGCGGGCGGTCGGCCACCCCCGGCTCCGCGGCCGGGGCCGGACGGACTTCCACGCCCTGCGCCTCCTCTACGAGGGCCGCGTCACCGGCGGCGCCCTCCGCCACGAGGTCGGCGGCACCACCGACCTCGCCGCCTGGCACCCCCTGGCCGCCGTCCCCGCCCTGCCGCGCGTCCCCCTCGTCGACACCGCCCTGCGGCTGTGGCGGGACCGCCCCGCCACGGGCCGCGCCACCCCGGAGGGCGTGGACGGCGCGGACGGCGCGGAAGGCTGA